A region of the Desulfuribacillus alkaliarsenatis genome:
CAGCGAAATAAACAAACAATAATTGAAGTTGTTGAAGAAACTGAATTAATGCAATTATTGCTAGAGAAGCTTCAAGGGAAAAGTCGCAATAACATTAAATCGATCCTAGCCCGTGGGCAAGTTTCGATAAACAATAAAGTAATTAACCAGTTCAACCACATTGTCAGGCCTGGACAGCAGATTGCAATCAATTGGAGCCAAGAAGCGCAGCCTGAGGGTTTAAAGATTATCTTTGAAGATGAATACCTAATTGTAATTGAGAAAAGTCATGGGTTATTATCAATGGCTACTGCCAAAGAAAAAGAGCAAACGGCGTACAGCATTTTAAGTAATCATGTAAAAAAGAAAAATCCGAAAAACAGGATATTTATTGTACATCGACTAGATCAAGATACATCGGGGATTATGTTGTTTGCAAAATCACAAAAAATAAAAGATCAGCTCCAAGAAAATTGGCAGGGAATAGTTCAAGAACGAAGCTACATCGCTCTAGTTGAAGGTATAGTGGGAAAATCGCAAGGGACAATTACATCGTGGCTGGTTGAAGGAAAAAACATGATAATGTATTCAAGTCGTACGCCTAATGGTGGGAAGAAAGCAATTACGCACTATAAGGTATTAAAAACTAAAGGTCGTCATTCCCTTTTAGAAGTTAATTTAGAAACGGGACGCAAGAATCAAATTAGAGTTCATATGCAAGATATAGCCCATAGTATTGTAGGAGACAAGAAATATGGGGCGAAGACAAATCCTCTAAAGCGATTGGGATTACATGCGCGCGTCTTAGCGTTTAAACATCCTGTTAGCAACAAATTAGTCCGATTTGAAACTCCGATTCCTCAAGAGTTCTTAAGTTTGTTCCAATAATTCTAAAATAGCGCAACACATTTGTAACACTTTAATCATCATATATTAAAATTTTAATGATAAAATGTATGTAGAGACATGTAAACAAATGTGTTTACTGTGCTATTCGAAGACGTGCGACCTATTAGCAATGTATATGGAGGAGTAGGCGTGGAACCTTACTACGTGTCAACAGAAAGACTTAATAGAGAACAGGTTATGGTGGAATATAATCGCTTAACAGAGGACAAATTAATTACTCAATTATTAGAAGCTTCAAACACCATGTTTATGATACTTAATCCATATAGGCAAATAGTGCTTGCTAATAAAGAGCTACTTAAAGTGTTGAATGTAGAAACAAGTGATATTATTTGCAAAAGACCTGGAGAAGCATTGCGCTGTATTCATGCGGAGAAGCTGGAAGCAGGCTGTGGCGCTAGCGGATTTTGCAATGAGTGTGGAGCTTTTAAGTCAATTATAAAAGCAATACACGGTGAAATAGTAGAAGCAGAATGTAGAATTACTAGTGATAGAAATGGAAAGAGAGAAGCATTTGATTTAGCTATCAAGGCACAGCCGATTACCTATAATAATGAGAACTATGTTTTGCTATCGGCGCTAGATATAAGCAACAAAAAACGCAGGGAAGTACTTGAGCGAACATTTTTTCATGATGTCCTAAATACTGCGGGAGGCGTATATGGATTATCCTAT
Encoded here:
- a CDS encoding RluA family pseudouridine synthase codes for the protein MNQRNKQTIIEVVEETELMQLLLEKLQGKSRNNIKSILARGQVSINNKVINQFNHIVRPGQQIAINWSQEAQPEGLKIIFEDEYLIVIEKSHGLLSMATAKEKEQTAYSILSNHVKKKNPKNRIFIVHRLDQDTSGIMLFAKSQKIKDQLQENWQGIVQERSYIALVEGIVGKSQGTITSWLVEGKNMIMYSSRTPNGGKKAITHYKVLKTKGRHSLLEVNLETGRKNQIRVHMQDIAHSIVGDKKYGAKTNPLKRLGLHARVLAFKHPVSNKLVRFETPIPQEFLSLFQ